The sequence ATCGAAATAAAGCAAAGCCTCAAAGAGGACAAATACGAAGACTGTATCGCTCTGGGACGATTGCTGGCTAAATCATAACAAAAAGTGTATTGCTGATTTACTGACAGTTTTGTTATGGTGCTGATGAACAAGATAGTCTGCAGACTATCATAAACGTGAAGATGAAACACAAAATTACGAATCTTTAAATTACACTTACTATGAGACTAATTATTGAGCCGAACTACGAGGTAGTATCAAAATGGGCCGCGGCTTACATCGTATCAAAAATCCGGAAAGCTAATCCAACACAGGAAAAGCCTTTCGTTTTAGGTCTTCCTACAGGCTCAACACCGCTGGGAACCTACAAAGAATTGATCGCGCTGTATAAAGCCGGAGCTGTATCTTTCAAGAATGTGATCACTTTCAACATGGACGAATATATCGGTATTCCCGAAGACCATCCCGAAAGCTATCATACATTCATGTGGAAGAACTTTTTCAGCCACATCGACATCCCGAAAGAAAATGTGAATATTCTTGACGGGAATGCCGAAGATACAACAGCAGAATGCGAACGCTATGAAGCAAAGATTAAGGCCGTAGGCGGAATCGATCTTTTCATGGGTGGCGTAGGTTCCGATGGACACATCGCTTTTA comes from Paludibacter jiangxiensis and encodes:
- the nagB gene encoding glucosamine-6-phosphate deaminase codes for the protein MRLIIEPNYEVVSKWAAAYIVSKIRKANPTQEKPFVLGLPTGSTPLGTYKELIALYKAGAVSFKNVITFNMDEYIGIPEDHPESYHTFMWKNFFSHIDIPKENVNILDGNAEDTTAECERYEAKIKAVGGIDLFMGGVGSDGHIAFNEPCSSLYSRTRDKELTTDTIIANSRFFDNDVNKVPKTALTVGVATILDAREVLILISGHNKARALRQAVEEGVNHKWTISMLQLHPKGIIVCDEASCEELTVGTYKYFLDIESQWLDPQKML